CAAGTTGAAGGTGACAACCCCCACCGATCTCGAAATTGTCATGACGCGGGTATTCGATTCGCCGCGCCACCTGGTCTGGAATGCCATGACCCAGCCGGACCTGGTCCGACGCTGGATGTTCATGCCCCCGGGCTGGAATTGGGCGGAATGCGAAATGGACGTGCGCGTCGGCGGAAAGTTTCGCTGGGCGTGGAGCGGTCCGGACGGACAATTGGCATTGACGATCTGGGGCGAGCACCGCGAGGTGAGTCCGCCGGCGAAGATCGTCCACACCGAGCGCATGGAGATGGGACCGGGCGGCGGATGCGGCGCGGGCGATTCGAGCGGCGATCCGTGGGAGCTTCTGGCAACGTTGGAGTTGCTTGAACAGGGCGGGAAGACCCATTTGAAAATGACGCTGCTTTTCCCGACGAAGGAAGGTCGTGACGGAGCGCTGGCATCAGGCATGGAACATGGCGTGGCGGCGGGCTACGACGCGCTCGATGGAATTCTTGCGAACTGCAAATGACAGGCTCCGGGAGGCCCGGCAATGAACAAGATTACGCCGTTTCTGATGTTCAACGATCAGCTTGAAGCGGCCCGCTGGGAGGCTGACTCATCGGGCGATCACGCGGTGGAGTTTCGGGATGGTTTTCCGGGCGCGCCGGCCACCGGCTACCTTGTTGTGGGTTCGCCGGTGTACACGACTTCGAAGTCGCGTCCCTTCACTTCGCGCAGTCGGCCTAGTTCGTCGTCGTTCCACCGCGGATCGGGCGCTCCCGAGATGTACCAGTTCGAGCCATTATCCGCGACTATCATGCCATATTTCTTCAATCCGCGCAGTATCACCTGCACGCTCGATGGAAAAGCGGATTCGTTGAAGTCCGACCGAAGCCTCACGCGCAGCCCCATTGGCGGATGATTCGCGTTTGTGGACGAACTGGCGAAGTGCCGTGCCGGAGACACATAGGCGCGTTGCGTCTGTGAAACGGTGAACCGAAGCGCGTGCGTCAGCTCGCCTCGAATGACAATCTCATCATAACGAGCCAGACCGGGGAAGATCGGCAATCCGGCGGCATCGGCCG
This portion of the Phycisphaerae bacterium genome encodes:
- a CDS encoding SRPBCC domain-containing protein yields the protein METAHKLKVTTPTDLEIVMTRVFDSPRHLVWNAMTQPDLVRRWMFMPPGWNWAECEMDVRVGGKFRWAWSGPDGQLALTIWGEHREVSPPAKIVHTERMEMGPGGGCGAGDSSGDPWELLATLELLEQGGKTHLKMTLLFPTKEGRDGALASGMEHGVAAGYDALDGILANCK